The following is a genomic window from Candidatus Obscuribacter sp..
ACAATAACAGCATCCATTTTGTCAAAAAGACTACTGGCGGCGGTGGTTCGATTTATTCACGTGGCTCCAATAATCCCAACGCCGTGCCTTTTACAAAAGAAGGCAACGAAATGGTTGTGATGGTTGAAGTAAATGGCACCAAAATCCCTATGTATTTTGACACAGGCGCTTCTGGTGTTGCCCTTGCCCCGCAACACTTGCGGCAGCTTGGTTTGACTATACCTGATGACGCCAGGACTACGGTCAGTACTGGTATCGCTGGTAATACTATGGGTAAGGCCTTTCCTGTGCGCACAATCAAGCTTGGTCCAATCGAAAAGCGTGATTTTGAAATTGATGTTGTAGCCTCGTCCAATATGCCACACCCATTGCTTGGTCAGACTTTCTTTGGCGATTATCAATACACAATCGACTACGACAATAAGCTGATTCATTTCGTCAGACGCTAACTGTGAGTCGAGTGGCACCTACAGTATCGCTAGTGATTGTCGCTAAAAACGAGGAGCGCACTATCGGTAGTGTCATAGATGCTGCGCGTCCGCTCGTCGATGAGATTTTAGTCGTTGATTCTGGTTCGACTGACAGTACAATCGCCTTGTGCGAGGAGCGCGGAGCTAGAGTGATACATCAAGATTGGCTTGGTTATGCCAGGCAAAAAAACTTTGCTCTGGAGCTTGCCACCAAAGACTGGATTCTCAGTCTTGATGCTGATGAGATCCTTACGCCAGCCCTTGTGCAAGAGATAACGCAACTAAAGCAGTCTCCGCTTTTTGAAAAGTTTGATGGCTATAAACTACCGAGAGTTTTGTACATCGGTGATACTCCAGTTAAACATGGTGGCTTTTATCCTGACGCCCAGCTTCGTCTATTTAAGCGCGGTAAAGGACACTGGGGAGAGCGTCTTGTGCATGAAGCAATAAAAATGGATGGACCTGTCACTGTCCTCAAAAACCACATGGACCATTACTCATATAAGACAGTTGATGACTTTGCCAATGCCATGGATAAATACGCCAGGTTGTCAGCACAGGAGTTTTATAACCGCGGGGACGCAAAAGTACGCAGTAGCCTGGTCAAGGAGTTATTCAGTCCGACCTGGTCTTTTATCTATCGCTATGTTGGTCGAGCTGGATTTATGGATGGGGCTCTGGGGCTTAAACTCGCTACAATTTATGCAGACTATGTGCGCAATAAAGTGCGGTATTTAAGAGAGCTGGTAAAGTCACGCTAAGTACTTAAGGCAGGCACCACTGATAGTGCTGTTAATGACGGCCTATCCTTCTTGTCCCAGGATGTCGCGCATCAGTGAGCGGTAGCGCGCCAGGTTTGTGCCGTAGTCATCGGATGATCCCGAATTTTCTGTGACTACAGGACCACTATTATTTTCGGATGATTTGACCTGACTGGCAGTTTCGCTACTTTGAAACAACCATGGAGCATGCTCTTTTAGTGCTTCTTCGCTGACCCAGCGGCGGGCGAGCAGCACTTCGTCTAGAGACATACTCATGTTTTGACTATCTTGCTGCGCAAGATCGGCTTGAGCCTGAGAAATAATCTGAGCGGCCAGGAGTGCTTTGAGCAGCTCTTGGCCGGAATCTGAATTGGTTTGAGTCAAAAGAAGTCTCCTAAACTAAATCAGGAGACTTCGATATCTACTCTTTTGCCGTAGCGGCTGGCGGCTGCTCTGATGAGCGAGCGCAGTGCCGTGATGGTGCGACCGTCTTTACCAATCAAACGACCGGTGACGAGTGGATCGCAAGTGACGGAGACCCGGCTGCGACCCGGGTTTAATTGTTGTCTTTCAAACTGCAAGGCGTCAGGATCTTTGGCGAGTACCTTAAGTATGTACTCTGCCAAATCTTCTGGAGCGGTCGTATCAATGACCGGCTGTCTTACGCGCCCGCTGCTTGGGCCGAAGCGCCTTGGTCCCTTTTTAAAAGGCTTGCTACCGTATCGCTTGCTTGAGCCCCGACCTTCATCCATTTCTCTACCGCTTCCCTATTGACGTTGAGTTCTTTACTACGGGGATTGTAGTAGCCTAATTCTTCAATAGGCATGCCATCCCGTCTCATACGAGAATCAACAGCAACTATACGGTAATGAGGGGCTTTTTTGGCGCCGACTCGTTTGAGTCTGAGTTTAACCACTGGACTTGTAATCTCCAATAAAAAGTCTGCAAACCGGTATTTTAACAGGATCTTGTGTAAGTCCGTATGTCTGGACTGTATATGTTGTTAACCTAGCGCAATAGGACCGGATAGCCCGCGCTGGTGGACCTTACTTCTTTTTCTTCTTCTTCTTATTAAAGAATGCTCCGCCGGAATAGCCAGGTTTGCCCGCAGCTGGTTTGCTAAAGCCAGGAGGCATCGCTGGTCCAGATCCTGGTTTGGCGCCGGGTCCACCCATACCTGGGAAGCCGCCCATACCGGGAAAACCACCCATGCCAGGGAAGCCACCGGGCATTCCACCAGGCATTCCGCCAGGCATACCGGGGAAGCCTCCGCCCATCATGCCGCGCAATTGACGGAAGACATCACGCATTTTTTGAAACTCATTTAACATTTTGCCAATCTCATTATCTTTGAGACCGGAGCCTTTGGAGATGCGACGTCTTCTCTTGAAATCTATCAGATCTGGATTGCGTCTTTCTTCCATTGTCATGGAGCTGATGGCAATTTGATAACGGCTCATCATCGCTTCGCCTTCTGTGGCGATTTGTTTTTGTTGCTCGGTACTGATACCAAACATGCCGCCAAAGCCAAACATTTTCATGATGTCGCCCATGTTGCCCAGGCCGCTCATCATTTTTTGCATTTTGACAAATGACTCAAAATTGAGATCCTTGCTAAACATCTCCATCATGGTCTCGGTGGCTTCTTTTTCGTCGATGCTCTTTTGTGCTTTTTCGACTAGTGAGAGCACGTCGCCCATATCGAGGATACGGCCTGCCATGCGGTCTGGATAAAAGGTTTCGAGGTTGTCGAGTTTTTCACCTGTAGAGATAAACTTAACTGGCTTGCCCACTGCTTCTCTGACTGAGAGAGCGGCACCGCCTCTGGCATCGCCATCTACTTTGGTGAGCAAAAGACCAGTGAGATCGAGCTGGGTGTTAAAAGTCTCAGCTACGTTGACTGCTTCTTGACCGGTCATGGAGTCCACCACGAGCAGTTTTTCTTGGGGCTTGAGGAATCTATCGAGAATCAGTAGCTCCGCCATAAGTGCGGTGTCTACTTGCAGACGACCGGCGGTATCGAGGATAACTGGGCTCAGTCCTTCGGCTTTGGCACGAGCAATGGCTTGATCGGCTATCTCTTGTACGTCCTGGCTACCGGCGATGGTAAATACAGGGACATCGATTTGCTTACCGAGAGTCTCTAACTGGGTGATGGCAGCCGGTCTTTGTACGTCGCAAGCGACTAGTAGAGGCTTTTCGCCTTCGGCTTTGAGTTTAAAAGCAAGCTTGCCGCAGGCAGTGGTCTTACCAGCACCCTGGAGACCGACCATCATGATGATAGCTGGTTTGCCCGTGATATCGAGTGGGCTATACTCGCCACCGAGGATGGTGACTAGCTCGTCATGGACGATTTTGATAAATTGCTGAGCGGGACTGACTGACTCCAGTACGTCGGCACCGAGAGCCTTTTGGCGCACATTGGAGATAAAGATTTTGACGACCTTTAAGCTGACGTCGGCTTCGAGCAGTGACTTGCGCACCTCACGGATAGCTTCTTCGATATTGTCCGCTGTCAGTTTGTCTGTACCAGCCAGTGTGCGGAAGGCCCCGTTTAGTTTGTCTGTGAGATTGTCGAACATTGCTTTGGTCCTGTGATTTGTCTTTGTCTTGAACTGTTTTTACGTGGTTAGTGTGGTTTGGCAAAAGTGAGAGCAGGTTCTTTTATCGCCATGATTTTTTCTGTTGCTTCTTGCGGATAAACGAGCCAGTAGGACTCATAGTTGCCTCTTACGAGGGCTTCTATCGGGAGAGATAGCTGTGAGAGTTCTTTTAGTTCACCAGATTCGGTGCGCACCACTATGTTGGTCTGAGGATGCTCAGCTTCTGGACGGTAATAGTCGTAAGGTCTAAAGCCAGTTGATTCAACACCGACATAATAGTCAGGGTCGAGTCCTACAGCGGCTACAGCTTTTTTTGCTAGCTCTTCGATTTTATTGATTTCGGCAGCATCGCGGCTATTGATGCGACTTGCTCTAAAGATGCGGCGATTGAGGAAGCGGAAGGCGAGATTGCTCAAAATCTGATCTTTGTCATCAAGCCAGCGTTTGATGTGATAAAAGAATTGCACATCATCGAGTTTGAGATAGTCACTTACTTCTAGTTTTTCGCCTCTGAGCCAGAGCGATGTTGGCTCATCGATAAAGCTGATTTGACCGGGCTTTTGGCTCAGTACATATTGTGCACGCTTGACCAGTTTGCCGAGCATGGCACGAGCAGCCAGGTTTTTGCGGTGATAATAGACTTGCGCGTACATCGAGTAACGAGCAAAGAGATAGTCTTCTACCGCGATTTGTCCCTTTTCGCCTACCACAATCATGCGATCGTTTTCTTCGTCTACTTCTATTGAGCGCAAGATGCGCTTCATCGCAAAATGTCCGTAGGCAGTGCCGGTCATATAACTATCGCGCAATAGATAATCCATACGATCACAGTCGAGCTGACTGGAGACCACATGGGATACATAATGCGGCGTGTAAGTTTTTTTGAGGACTTGAGCGACTTTGTCTGCTATGCCCGGCAACTCTTTATATGAGTCCAATATTGAGCGTATCTCAGTGTCACCAGAGATTATTTTGCAGGACCAGTCTTCGTGGTCATAATTGAGGATTTTTTCGGTGACATGGCTAAATGGTCCGTGACCAACATCGTGCAAGAGTGCTGATGCCAGTATTACCGCTCTTTGCTCTTCGGCTTGTGGCAAGCTTGAGACAAGGATGTCACAGAGTCTGGCTGCCACATGCATAACGCCTACAGAGTGGGTAAAGCGCGAGCCTTCAGCGCCTTGAAAAGTGAAATAGGAGACACCCAGTTGATGGATGCGGCGCAGTCGTTGAAATTCAACTGCGTCAATCAAATCCACTACAAGCCTTTCAGCGGGCTTGTCTCGGTCCAGCACAATATCCTGGTGGATAGGATCGAGGTAAGTCCTTTTGTTTGCTGCTCTTGGCATGGTGTCCCGGTTAATATTGCTAGAAGATATTATACTGGCTCACGATATCTCTTCTATCTGGCTTTGTGCGTACTTGACACAAATTGAGCTATTACCCAATCAAACTCTCTCACTAGGTGACCTTGTTGGCCTGGCCTTCAGGCTGATGCGGTCGCACTGGCGCGAGATTATCAGGGTGATGCTAGTGCCATCGATACTTTGCAGTTTAGGCTCCAATCTCAGTTATTACAGTTTTGAAGGCTGGGTTAAAATCGCTGCCGAGTCAAAACTGGCGGTGGGGCCATTTGCTATGCATATGTCGCTTTGCTTTTGCGGCATCGTCCTCTGGCTCTATGCTGCCTGGCGTCTATTTTTTTGCAGCCGGGTATTGGCTCGACGGGTCTATGGTGGATACTCAGACAGTACTCAGGCGGCTAGCGAGCTTAAGCCCAAGACGTGGTCTCTCTTTGCCGTTTACAACCTGACATATGTCCCAATAGGCATTGTTTTGTTATTCTGGCTTTTGCTTGCACTGGCTTGTATTGGTCTTGTGCCCAAGCAGGAGCCTGCCAAGTTTTGGGTTGGCGGTGTTATATACGCTGTGATTGGCTTCTGGTTTACAGTATCAATTGCTATGACCTCACTCTACGCCGCTCTGGTGGAGTCTGCCTGTGTCATTGATTTGCACAAAGTCGGCGCCGCTCTTGCGCGCGGCTGGTATTTATTTGGTTTGAGACCACTGCGTGGCGGTTCTTATGAGTGTCTTAAATGGTTTACCTTGATTTTATTGGGCTTTGCTATCGAGACACCGGCGATTGTGGCATCGACAATCGCTGAGATTGTCGACAAGAGTCATACACCGCCAGCCCTCATTGCCTTTAATGCGATATTTGATGTGATACTAAATATGGTGTACGCCAGTTTTGCTGCCGTGGCCAATATGCTCTTTTATCGTGACCTCAAGCTACGCCTGGAGGGCGTGGATCTGGTCAAGCGACTGGAGAGCATACAGGCAGTGCAGTCTGCATCAAAAGTCCAGGACTAACTAAATATTCGGGCAGATTAGTCTGGACCATCTCCAGCCCACTGTGTGTTGGCTGGTAGTTTGGTTAGATTAAAGTGAATAACAGCGGGCAAATCAGGATTGCAGTTGCGAGCAGCGACGATATCTGCATCCATTAAGACGGCACGTCCAAGTTGATAGTAGAGCGATGCTCTGCCTATGTAGTACTTAGCTTGTTGTGGGTCTTGTAAAATAGCATGGTTAAAATCACCCATTGCTTCATTGACTTTGCCAAGCTTTTGCCAGGCTTTGGCCCGCTTGTAAAAATACTCAGCATTGCTGACGTCCATTTTAAGACCCTGGCTAAAGTCATAAATAGCCTGTTTAGCATCACCCTGAAACTCACCAGATCCTGGTACCAGACCAAATTGTCCGCGATCTGGGTCTTGATCTAGATTGGGCGTAAAGCGCTCGTTGCGAGACTTGGCGATGATATCGCTGCTCTCCAAGTCGGCATTGTTTTGACTGTCCTTAAATATGTAAGGCAATCTTGTTTTGGTTGTAGACGCTTCCTTTTTTAGACCGACAGCATTGTCACCGTTTGCTTCTTGATCAGCCTGAGCTGGTGTGAGATTTTTTTTGATTTTGCCCTGACCGGTAAAATCGCCAGCGTGAGTACCGGCATTGCCACCATTGCCACCAAATTTGTATTCGCCACTAGGTCCGTCGGCTTTACCAGTGCCCTGATTGGCTGTCTGGGCTGCTCCCTGAGCGGCGTTATTACCATCATTGATATTGACTGGCGCTGTGGCTGTAGGTTTTGAGTAGCCATTGGGATAAAGTGAGCTCATCGCTTCTTGATAGTCCTTAATGGCGTGGACATTGAGACCCGAGCTATTATCTTGATCGGCGTCTACTGCATTATCGCTGGCCATGGGATTGCCGTTATTGTCGGGTACAGCACCGTCGCTCAATTTTTCTAATTTTTTGAGGGCTGGTACGCCACCACCTGTAGTGTGGTTAAAAAAGGCTTCGGCCAGTTTGGGATCGAGCTTGATAGCATTTTGGAAGTCCAAAATAGCCATGCCGTCTTTGCCCAGATTGCTATGGCAGATGCCGCGTATCAAATAAGCGCGGATGTTGTTTGGTGCATACTGGATAGCGGTGGTGCAATCTTGAATAGCGAAGGCGTAATTGCCCATTTTGTAAAAACATTCGCCGCGTAAAACCAGCGAGCGAGGATCGTTGGGATTTAGACCGAGAGACTCGCCAAAGCACTCTGCTGCTCCGTCATAGTCGGCTGCTTTCATTTTGATTAGACCTTGATCAAAGGCCGGATCGACATAGCTCATCGCCGCTGGAGCAAAAAGCACCAGTGAGAGGCTCAGGGCAAAAAGCAAACCTTTTATATGTTTAGAGCGAGAGCGCATTTTTTCTCCTTGTCGGTGTGGCAGTAGCAGTCTGTCTTTATCAATCTACTTGCTTGGGCAGAGCCAGGACTGGTATCACAAGTGAAGCCAGGGCAAAAACTATGGTGGTGCTAAAAATCAAGCGCGAGGTCTCGTGCATTTTGTCAAATTGGGCCTTAGCATCGGGATTAGTCTTGAGTGAAGGTAGCAATTCTTTCATTGGTGGCACGATGGCAAAAGCAAATATAAATGTAGCCACGGCGCAAATGACGCTGGCAAAATAACGAGCCATGGGCCATCTCTTTTTCTTTTCCAGGTTTTTGAGGTCGCCTTTGATTTCAACTGCTTCTGCTACCACCAGGGTAAAGGCAAAGACAGCGGCTACTTTGGCAAACTCTATAAAGATGGGGGCGTTAGCTGCTGCTGCTTCGTTGCGAGGTACGCCACTAGCTACCGCTACGTGCACCAGTGTAATCACAGCAAAGACAATGGCAGCGCCGCCGCCGAAGAGCATCGCCAGTGATATCAACCTGAGTATGCGAGCTAATTTGATCATTATTATGCCTTGTGTCGGTGGGTGCAAATTTTGAGAGACGTAGAGGTTAAACTCAAGGCCTAGAGCGCTAAATAAGTGCTAACATGCTACTGCTCTTCAAGGTCAGATTCTATCTCCTTGGCAACAAGAGC
Proteins encoded in this region:
- a CDS encoding glycosyltransferase family 2 protein; translated protein: MSRVAPTVSLVIVAKNEERTIGSVIDAARPLVDEILVVDSGSTDSTIALCEERGARVIHQDWLGYARQKNFALELATKDWILSLDADEILTPALVQEITQLKQSPLFEKFDGYKLPRVLYIGDTPVKHGGFYPDAQLRLFKRGKGHWGERLVHEAIKMDGPVTVLKNHMDHYSYKTVDDFANAMDKYARLSAQEFYNRGDAKVRSSLVKELFSPTWSFIYRYVGRAGFMDGALGLKLATIYADYVRNKVRYLRELVKSR
- a CDS encoding KH domain-containing protein, whose translation is MAEYILKVLAKDPDALQFERQQLNPGRSRVSVTCDPLVTGRLIGKDGRTITALRSLIRAAASRYGKRVDIEVS
- the rpsP gene encoding 30S ribosomal protein S16, with the protein product MVKLRLKRVGAKKAPHYRIVAVDSRMRRDGMPIEELGYYNPRSKELNVNREAVEKWMKVGAQASDTVASLLKRDQGASAQAAGA
- the ffh gene encoding signal recognition particle protein; translated protein: MFDNLTDKLNGAFRTLAGTDKLTADNIEEAIREVRKSLLEADVSLKVVKIFISNVRQKALGADVLESVSPAQQFIKIVHDELVTILGGEYSPLDITGKPAIIMMVGLQGAGKTTACGKLAFKLKAEGEKPLLVACDVQRPAAITQLETLGKQIDVPVFTIAGSQDVQEIADQAIARAKAEGLSPVILDTAGRLQVDTALMAELLILDRFLKPQEKLLVVDSMTGQEAVNVAETFNTQLDLTGLLLTKVDGDARGGAALSVREAVGKPVKFISTGEKLDNLETFYPDRMAGRILDMGDVLSLVEKAQKSIDEKEATETMMEMFSKDLNFESFVKMQKMMSGLGNMGDIMKMFGFGGMFGISTEQQKQIATEGEAMMSRYQIAISSMTMEERRNPDLIDFKRRRRISKGSGLKDNEIGKMLNEFQKMRDVFRQLRGMMGGGFPGMPGGMPGGMPGGFPGMGGFPGMGGFPGMGGPGAKPGSGPAMPPGFSKPAAGKPGYSGGAFFNKKKKKKK
- a CDS encoding HD domain-containing protein; this translates as MPRAANKRTYLDPIHQDIVLDRDKPAERLVVDLIDAVEFQRLRRIHQLGVSYFTFQGAEGSRFTHSVGVMHVAARLCDILVSSLPQAEEQRAVILASALLHDVGHGPFSHVTEKILNYDHEDWSCKIISGDTEIRSILDSYKELPGIADKVAQVLKKTYTPHYVSHVVSSQLDCDRMDYLLRDSYMTGTAYGHFAMKRILRSIEVDEENDRMIVVGEKGQIAVEDYLFARYSMYAQVYYHRKNLAARAMLGKLVKRAQYVLSQKPGQISFIDEPTSLWLRGEKLEVSDYLKLDDVQFFYHIKRWLDDKDQILSNLAFRFLNRRIFRASRINSRDAAEINKIEELAKKAVAAVGLDPDYYVGVESTGFRPYDYYRPEAEHPQTNIVVRTESGELKELSQLSLPIEALVRGNYESYWLVYPQEATEKIMAIKEPALTFAKPH
- a CDS encoding tetratricopeptide repeat protein, coding for MRSRSKHIKGLLFALSLSLVLFAPAAMSYVDPAFDQGLIKMKAADYDGAAECFGESLGLNPNDPRSLVLRGECFYKMGNYAFAIQDCTTAIQYAPNNIRAYLIRGICHSNLGKDGMAILDFQNAIKLDPKLAEAFFNHTTGGGVPALKKLEKLSDGAVPDNNGNPMASDNAVDADQDNSSGLNVHAIKDYQEAMSSLYPNGYSKPTATAPVNINDGNNAAQGAAQTANQGTGKADGPSGEYKFGGNGGNAGTHAGDFTGQGKIKKNLTPAQADQEANGDNAVGLKKEASTTKTRLPYIFKDSQNNADLESSDIIAKSRNERFTPNLDQDPDRGQFGLVPGSGEFQGDAKQAIYDFSQGLKMDVSNAEYFYKRAKAWQKLGKVNEAMGDFNHAILQDPQQAKYYIGRASLYYQLGRAVLMDADIVAARNCNPDLPAVIHFNLTKLPANTQWAGDGPD
- a CDS encoding DUF4149 domain-containing protein — protein: MIKLARILRLISLAMLFGGGAAIVFAVITLVHVAVASGVPRNEAAAANAPIFIEFAKVAAVFAFTLVVAEAVEIKGDLKNLEKKKRWPMARYFASVICAVATFIFAFAIVPPMKELLPSLKTNPDAKAQFDKMHETSRLIFSTTIVFALASLVIPVLALPKQVD